Proteins co-encoded in one Rhodococcus sp. PAMC28707 genomic window:
- the miaA gene encoding tRNA (adenosine(37)-N6)-dimethylallyltransferase MiaA — MRVPIAVIGPTATGKSDLGLDLAEALDGEIVNIDAMQQYRGMDIGTAKLPLAERRGIAHHLLDVLDVTETATVARYQDAAALEVDAVLARGRVPIIVGGSMMYVQSLLDEWAFPATDPQVRAKWEQVLADGGTDAVHLALAARDPEAAASILATDGRRLVRALEVVEITGKPFAASAPKIGTPRWGTKLLGVDRDTIELDERIARRTDSMFSAGLVGEVEHLVGIGLREGVTAPRAIGYAQVLEYLGGECDLDFARERTFIGTRRYVRRQRSWFRRDPRVHWLDGADPALRDSALSIVGG, encoded by the coding sequence GTGAGGGTGCCGATTGCCGTGATCGGCCCAACCGCGACAGGTAAGTCCGATCTGGGCCTCGATCTGGCCGAGGCATTGGACGGTGAGATCGTCAACATCGACGCCATGCAGCAGTACCGCGGAATGGACATCGGCACTGCAAAACTGCCGTTGGCCGAGCGGCGCGGCATCGCACACCATCTGCTCGATGTCCTCGATGTGACCGAGACAGCCACAGTCGCGAGATATCAGGATGCCGCGGCCTTGGAGGTGGACGCTGTCTTGGCGCGTGGCCGAGTTCCCATCATCGTCGGTGGTTCGATGATGTACGTCCAATCTCTGCTCGACGAGTGGGCTTTCCCGGCCACCGATCCTCAGGTCCGGGCGAAATGGGAGCAGGTACTGGCGGACGGCGGAACCGATGCGGTGCATCTCGCGCTCGCAGCAAGAGATCCCGAAGCCGCCGCATCGATCCTGGCCACCGACGGCCGTCGGCTCGTCCGTGCGTTGGAGGTAGTCGAGATCACCGGTAAGCCCTTTGCCGCGTCCGCGCCGAAGATCGGAACACCGCGCTGGGGGACGAAACTTCTCGGGGTCGACCGCGACACGATCGAATTGGACGAGCGCATCGCGCGCAGGACGGACTCGATGTTTTCTGCCGGCCTGGTCGGGGAGGTCGAACACCTCGTCGGCATCGGCCTGCGAGAGGGCGTCACTGCCCCGCGCGCGATCGGGTACGCCCAGGTGCTCGAATACCTCGGGGGTGAGTGCGATTTGGATTTCGCGCGCGAGCGGACCTTCATCGGAACTCGCCGTTATGTCCGTCGTCAGCGATCGTGGTTCCGTCGGGATCCGCGCGTCCACTGGCTCGATGGAGCCGATCCCGCTCTGCGCGACTCTGCACTGTCCATCGTCGGAGGTTAG
- a CDS encoding class III extradiol dioxygenase subunit B-like domain-containing protein, with amino-acid sequence MLSAVAIVPSPPILVPELTGRSVSEALAVRTATLEAGVVLGVLADRWIALGVHEKARTVRSDSRGSFAAYGVDVRVAFSPAGVTTEIDSTIPLAALIAGWVRDHSAPGAVVDVHLVGRDTPRESCVRIGRELRTSMDESAEPWGLLVVADGSTMLTAKAPGSFDPRAEEVQNQIDDALANADVGALVGLDRQLCAGVGVEGRAAWQTLAGIVGDGEVRPRTLYRDAPFGVGYFVGTWESL; translated from the coding sequence GTGTTGTCTGCAGTAGCCATCGTGCCGTCGCCCCCGATCCTGGTTCCCGAGTTGACCGGACGCTCTGTCTCGGAAGCGCTCGCGGTTCGAACCGCGACGCTGGAGGCCGGTGTCGTGCTGGGTGTGCTCGCCGACCGATGGATTGCGCTGGGTGTGCACGAGAAGGCCCGTACCGTTCGTTCGGACTCACGTGGAAGCTTCGCCGCTTACGGCGTCGATGTGAGAGTTGCGTTCTCACCCGCGGGCGTCACGACGGAGATCGATTCGACTATTCCCTTGGCTGCGCTGATAGCGGGGTGGGTTCGCGACCACAGTGCCCCGGGCGCGGTTGTCGATGTGCACCTGGTGGGGCGAGACACACCGCGCGAGAGCTGTGTGCGCATCGGCCGCGAACTTCGCACGTCGATGGATGAAAGCGCGGAACCGTGGGGATTGCTGGTGGTGGCAGACGGGTCGACGATGCTGACGGCGAAGGCACCCGGATCCTTCGATCCACGCGCGGAAGAGGTACAGAACCAGATCGATGATGCGCTGGCAAACGCCGATGTCGGTGCGCTCGTCGGACTCGATCGTCAATTGTGTGCAGGCGTCGGCGTGGAAGGCCGTGCTGCGTGGCAGACCCTGGCAGGGATCGTGGGTGACGGCGAGGTGCGGCCGAGAACTCTCTACCGAGACGCTCCTTTCGGCGTCGGCTATTTCGTCGGTACTTGGGAGTCGTTGTGA
- a CDS encoding DUF349 domain-containing protein, protein MSDLGDTTSGSTEQPAQTPGASTPTVPTPINPAPTAATPSAPKPGAPKPGGPKPGAPKPRIDGGVAKPHPVSSHVPSVVPTIAPPSDPSKFGRVDDDGTAWVKTADGERQIGSWQAGDAAEGLAHFGRRCDDLSTEVALLEARLTAGSGDAKKTKAAALALLETLPTAAVIGDIAGLHDRLEIVVEHSEAAAAVAKQEKEIERAAHTSRKEELATEAEQIGSESTQWKNAGDRLREILDEWKTIRGVDRKVDDALWKRYSKARENFNRRRGAHFADLDRERGAAKTRKEELVEQAQALSSSTDWGPTAAAFRDLLVEWKAAGRAPRDADDALWKNFKAAQDVFFAARNSAASERDAEFESNATAKEELLAKYGNINPSSDLDGARAALRDLQEKWDALGKVPRDKMQELEGRLRALEKSVRDAVDAQWRRTDPEALARAAQFRERVAQFDEQAAKARAAGKDKDAKRALEQAQQWREWAEAAEGAVGEK, encoded by the coding sequence ATGTCCGATCTTGGCGACACCACCAGCGGATCCACCGAGCAGCCCGCCCAGACACCTGGAGCGAGCACCCCGACGGTCCCAACACCGATCAACCCAGCACCGACTGCCGCAACACCGAGTGCCCCGAAGCCAGGAGCACCCAAGCCTGGGGGTCCGAAACCTGGAGCACCCAAACCAAGGATCGACGGCGGGGTTGCCAAACCTCATCCGGTGTCTTCCCACGTCCCGTCCGTCGTCCCGACGATCGCACCGCCGAGCGATCCCAGCAAGTTCGGCCGAGTGGATGACGACGGCACTGCCTGGGTGAAGACCGCGGACGGCGAACGTCAGATCGGATCGTGGCAGGCAGGAGACGCCGCCGAAGGTCTCGCACACTTCGGACGGCGCTGCGACGACCTTTCCACCGAGGTGGCCTTGCTCGAAGCCAGGCTCACTGCGGGTTCCGGAGATGCGAAGAAGACGAAGGCAGCAGCCTTGGCCTTGCTCGAAACGCTTCCCACAGCCGCAGTGATCGGCGACATCGCAGGCTTGCACGACCGCCTGGAGATCGTGGTCGAGCACTCCGAGGCCGCTGCAGCCGTCGCGAAGCAAGAGAAGGAGATCGAGCGCGCCGCACACACTTCGCGCAAGGAAGAGTTGGCAACCGAGGCCGAGCAGATCGGTAGCGAATCCACGCAATGGAAAAATGCCGGCGACCGTCTGCGAGAAATTCTCGACGAGTGGAAGACGATCCGCGGAGTGGATCGCAAGGTCGACGATGCTCTCTGGAAGCGTTACTCGAAAGCCCGTGAGAACTTCAATCGCCGTAGAGGCGCTCACTTCGCCGATCTCGATCGCGAGCGGGGTGCCGCGAAAACTCGCAAGGAAGAACTGGTCGAGCAGGCTCAGGCCCTCTCGTCGTCGACCGACTGGGGTCCCACGGCCGCCGCCTTCCGCGACCTGCTCGTCGAATGGAAAGCTGCCGGCCGCGCACCTCGCGATGCAGACGATGCACTGTGGAAGAACTTCAAAGCCGCCCAGGATGTGTTCTTCGCTGCGCGCAATTCTGCGGCGTCCGAGCGCGACGCGGAATTCGAATCGAATGCGACCGCGAAAGAAGAACTGCTCGCGAAGTACGGCAACATAAATCCGAGTAGCGACCTCGATGGGGCGCGCGCAGCTCTGCGTGACCTTCAAGAGAAGTGGGATGCTCTGGGCAAAGTTCCGCGGGACAAGATGCAGGAACTCGAAGGTCGCTTACGCGCCCTGGAAAAGTCGGTTCGGGACGCGGTGGACGCACAGTGGCGACGCACCGATCCGGAAGCGTTGGCCCGTGCTGCTCAGTTCCGCGAGCGCGTCGCTCAGTTCGACGAGCAGGCAGCCAAAGCTCGAGCAGCAGGCAAGGACAAGGACGCCAAGCGTGCGCTCGAGCAAGCGCAGCAATGGCGCGAGTGGGCCGAAGCGGCAGAAGGCGCCGTCGGCGAGAAGTAA
- the miaB gene encoding tRNA (N6-isopentenyl adenosine(37)-C2)-methylthiotransferase MiaB: protein METSDQMTQRSYEVRTHGCQMNVHDSERLAGLLEEAGYVPADAGSDADLVVFNTCAVRENADNKLYGNLGMLRPAKTRNPRMQIAVGGCLAQKDRDTVVKKAPWVDVVFGTHNIGSLPVLLERARHNNEAQVEILESLEAFPSTLPAKRESPYAGWVSISVGCNNTCTFCIVPALRGKEIDRSPADILAEVQALVDQGVLEVTLLGQNVNAYGASFADPALPRDRGAFAALLKACGEIEGLERVRFTSPHPAEFTDDVIDAMATTPNICPTLHMPLQSGSDRVLKAMRRSYRQSKFLGIIDKVREVMPHAAITTDIIVGFPGETEEDFEQTLEVMRRAKFANAYTFQYSKRPGTPAADMEDQIPKAIVQERYLRLIALQEEIVLESNRELIGTEVELLVATGEGRKNAATHRKSGRARDGRLVHFRAEDHQIAAIRPGDVVTTTITAAAPYHLIADTGVASHRRTTAGDAYERGILPKTAPIGVGLGLPAVGVPAPAPVVTGCSA, encoded by the coding sequence GTGGAAACGAGTGACCAGATGACCCAGAGGAGCTACGAGGTTCGCACGCACGGGTGCCAGATGAACGTGCACGACTCGGAGAGACTGGCAGGTCTGCTCGAAGAGGCGGGCTATGTGCCGGCCGACGCAGGTTCCGATGCCGATCTCGTGGTCTTCAACACCTGCGCTGTTCGAGAGAACGCGGATAACAAACTGTACGGAAATCTTGGCATGCTTCGGCCCGCGAAGACGCGCAATCCGCGTATGCAGATTGCGGTCGGCGGCTGTTTGGCCCAGAAGGACCGCGACACGGTCGTCAAGAAGGCCCCGTGGGTGGACGTGGTGTTCGGTACCCACAACATCGGATCGCTTCCGGTCCTGCTCGAGCGGGCGCGACACAACAACGAAGCTCAGGTCGAGATTCTCGAATCTCTGGAAGCTTTTCCGTCGACTCTGCCGGCGAAGCGTGAGTCCCCGTACGCGGGATGGGTATCGATTTCGGTGGGCTGTAACAACACCTGCACCTTCTGCATCGTCCCCGCGTTGCGCGGCAAGGAGATCGACCGCTCACCCGCAGACATTCTTGCGGAAGTGCAAGCCCTCGTCGACCAAGGCGTTCTCGAAGTGACCCTGCTCGGTCAAAATGTCAATGCCTATGGGGCTTCGTTCGCGGACCCGGCACTCCCACGTGACCGCGGCGCGTTCGCCGCCCTGTTGAAGGCCTGCGGTGAGATCGAAGGCCTCGAACGGGTGCGCTTCACCTCGCCCCACCCGGCCGAGTTCACCGACGACGTCATCGACGCGATGGCCACCACACCGAACATCTGCCCGACGTTGCATATGCCGTTGCAGTCGGGATCGGACCGAGTCCTCAAAGCGATGCGACGGTCCTATCGTCAGAGCAAGTTTCTCGGGATCATCGACAAGGTACGGGAAGTGATGCCCCACGCAGCGATCACTACCGACATCATCGTCGGATTCCCCGGTGAGACGGAGGAGGACTTCGAGCAGACTCTCGAGGTCATGCGTCGAGCGAAGTTCGCGAACGCGTACACCTTCCAGTACTCCAAGCGCCCCGGTACGCCGGCTGCTGATATGGAGGATCAGATCCCCAAGGCGATTGTGCAGGAGCGCTATCTACGGCTCATTGCCTTGCAGGAAGAGATCGTCCTCGAATCGAACCGCGAGCTCATCGGCACCGAAGTAGAGCTGCTGGTCGCGACCGGCGAGGGCCGCAAGAATGCCGCCACGCATCGCAAAAGTGGTCGTGCCAGGGACGGACGACTCGTTCACTTCCGAGCCGAGGACCACCAGATTGCCGCGATCAGGCCCGGTGACGTCGTCACCACGACGATCACCGCAGCCGCTCCTTACCACCTCATCGCCGACACCGGCGTTGCCTCGCACCGTCGCACCACTGCCGGTGATGCGTACGAACGCGGAATACTCCCGAAGACGGCCCCCATCGGCGTCGGGTTGGGCTTGCCGGCTGTCGGCGTCCCAGCTCCCGCGCCCGTAGTGACAGGATGCAGCGCATGA
- the gluA gene encoding amino acid ABC transporter ATP-binding protein, translating to MISLKSVDKHFGDLHVLKDINLEVPTGQVVIVVGPSGSGKSTLCRTINRLEPIDSGSIEVDGSVLPAEGKALAALRADVGMVFQSFNLFAHKTILENVMLAPLKVRKLKKDEARKAAQALLERVGIANQADKYPAQLSGGQQQRVAIARSLAMNPKVMLFDEPTSALDPEMVNEVLDVMTSLAKEGMTMLVVTHEMGFARKAGDRVIFMADGAVVEDTDPDSFFTAPKSERAKDFLGKILGH from the coding sequence ATGATCTCCCTGAAATCGGTAGACAAGCATTTCGGTGATCTGCACGTCCTCAAGGACATCAACCTCGAGGTCCCTACCGGCCAGGTCGTCATCGTGGTCGGACCGTCCGGGTCCGGGAAATCGACGTTGTGCCGAACGATCAATCGACTCGAACCCATCGACTCCGGTTCCATCGAGGTCGACGGCTCGGTCCTTCCTGCCGAAGGCAAAGCCCTCGCCGCGCTTCGCGCCGACGTCGGGATGGTCTTCCAGTCGTTCAACCTTTTCGCGCACAAGACCATCCTCGAGAACGTCATGCTCGCGCCTCTCAAGGTGCGCAAGCTCAAGAAGGACGAGGCTCGCAAAGCCGCCCAGGCACTGCTCGAGCGTGTCGGTATTGCAAATCAGGCCGACAAGTATCCGGCTCAGCTCTCCGGCGGGCAGCAGCAGCGGGTGGCGATTGCTCGCTCACTCGCCATGAACCCCAAAGTGATGTTGTTCGACGAGCCGACGTCCGCTCTCGATCCCGAAATGGTCAACGAAGTTCTCGACGTGATGACGTCTTTGGCCAAGGAGGGCATGACGATGCTCGTCGTCACCCACGAGATGGGATTCGCGCGCAAGGCCGGAGACCGTGTCATCTTCATGGCCGATGGCGCAGTCGTCGAGGACACCGACCCCGACAGCTTCTTCACCGCACCGAAATCCGAACGCGCCAAGGACTTCTTGGGCAAGATTCTCGGTCACTGA
- a CDS encoding glutamate ABC transporter substrate-binding protein, which yields MRITRSIRLGVGIAALAVVATACGGGEEARNVSSSAENGNLIVGIKFDQPGLGLRNPDGSFSGFDVEVAKYVAGQLGVSEENIEFKESPSAQRETLIQNGEVDYIVATYSITDTRKEKVGFAGPYFVAGQSLLVADSNTDITGPESLSGGKKLCSVTGSTPAQNIADEYPGVQLQPFDTYSACVEALRNGAVDAVTTDDIILAGYAAQYPGELKVVGEPFTTENYGIGLSKDDTEGRNKINDAIEEMVSSGAWKTAFEETVGPSGYPLPVPPTVDRY from the coding sequence GTGAGAATCACTCGCTCGATCCGTCTAGGGGTCGGCATCGCCGCACTCGCCGTCGTCGCTACCGCCTGTGGTGGGGGCGAAGAAGCCCGCAACGTCAGCAGTAGTGCTGAGAACGGCAACCTGATCGTCGGCATCAAGTTCGATCAGCCCGGTCTGGGCCTCCGCAACCCGGATGGTTCCTTCAGCGGCTTCGACGTGGAGGTGGCCAAGTACGTTGCGGGCCAGCTCGGAGTGTCGGAGGAGAACATCGAGTTCAAGGAATCCCCGTCGGCTCAGCGTGAGACGCTGATCCAGAACGGTGAGGTCGACTACATCGTCGCTACCTATTCGATCACCGATACGCGCAAGGAGAAGGTCGGGTTCGCCGGACCGTACTTCGTCGCCGGCCAGTCTCTGCTGGTTGCCGACAGCAATACCGATATCACCGGGCCCGAGTCACTCAGCGGTGGCAAGAAGCTGTGCTCGGTCACCGGATCCACGCCTGCGCAGAACATCGCCGACGAGTACCCAGGCGTTCAGCTCCAGCCGTTCGACACCTACTCGGCCTGTGTCGAAGCACTGCGTAATGGCGCAGTCGACGCAGTGACGACGGACGACATCATTCTCGCCGGTTACGCCGCCCAGTACCCGGGCGAATTGAAGGTTGTCGGCGAGCCCTTCACCACCGAGAACTACGGAATCGGCTTGTCCAAGGACGACACCGAAGGACGTAACAAAATCAACGACGCCATCGAGGAGATGGTGTCCAGCGGGGCATGGAAGACTGCGTTCGAGGAGACCGTAGGACCTTCCGGTTACCCGCTTCCGGTACCGCCGACCGTCGACCGCTACTGA
- a CDS encoding amino acid ABC transporter permease, translating to MNLLSKYGDQLVDAFIMTIKLTVLSAVGALILGTIIAAMRVSPIPVARGIAVAYVTIFRNTPLTLIILFTSFGLYQTMGVNLAPENSPTFLVDNNIRLAVLGLSVYTASFVAESLRSGINTVPVGQAEAGRSLGMTFTQNITIVVLPQAFRAVIAPLGSVLIALTKNTTIASVIGVAEASLLMKTMIENEAAIFVVGGIFALGFVVLTLPTGLLFGYLSKRLAVK from the coding sequence TTGAACTTATTGAGCAAGTACGGCGATCAACTCGTCGACGCGTTCATCATGACGATCAAGCTGACGGTTCTGTCCGCCGTGGGTGCATTGATCCTCGGCACGATCATCGCGGCGATGCGCGTTTCGCCTATCCCTGTCGCACGCGGCATCGCGGTCGCTTACGTCACGATTTTTCGTAACACTCCATTGACGCTGATCATCCTGTTCACCTCGTTCGGCTTGTATCAGACGATGGGAGTCAATCTTGCTCCGGAGAATTCGCCGACATTTTTGGTGGACAACAACATCCGGCTCGCGGTTCTCGGCCTGAGCGTCTACACCGCGTCGTTCGTCGCAGAGTCGTTGAGGTCCGGCATCAACACCGTGCCCGTCGGCCAGGCGGAAGCTGGCCGTTCTCTGGGCATGACGTTCACCCAGAACATCACGATCGTCGTTCTCCCCCAGGCATTCCGCGCCGTCATCGCACCGCTTGGCAGTGTCTTGATCGCGTTGACCAAGAACACGACCATCGCCTCCGTGATCGGCGTCGCGGAAGCATCCCTGCTGATGAAGACGATGATCGAGAACGAAGCTGCAATCTTCGTCGTCGGTGGAATCTTTGCGCTCGGCTTCGTCGTCCTGACGCTTCCGACCGGACTCCTGTTCGGGTACCTCAGCAAGCGATTGGCGGTGAAGTGA
- a CDS encoding amino acid ABC transporter permease — protein MSDAVAVLYDVPGPKAKLRYRILSGAVLLVSLGIAYLIYLALDSKGQLTADKWDPFVTASTWTTYLLPGIKGTLIAAALSIVFALILGAVLGIGRLSDHRAIRIVSGVLVELFRAVPVLILMIFLYAVYAEYQVFKVSYLALAAVVTGLTLYNGSVIAEIVRAGVNSLPKGQTEAADALGMRKNQVMRIILLPQAITAMLPAIISQMVVALKDSALGYIIGYVEVVRAGQQVGAFYGNYLPSLVIVAVIMIAINSLLTKLATVVERRLRQKKRKTGGTVLAASDFGGGPAGAA, from the coding sequence ATGAGTGATGCTGTAGCTGTTCTCTACGATGTCCCGGGGCCGAAGGCGAAACTGAGGTACCGGATCCTCTCCGGTGCCGTGCTGCTCGTCTCTCTGGGGATCGCGTATCTCATCTACTTGGCGCTCGATTCCAAAGGTCAGCTGACAGCTGACAAGTGGGATCCGTTCGTCACTGCCAGCACGTGGACTACGTATCTGCTTCCCGGCATCAAGGGAACTCTGATCGCGGCGGCACTTTCGATCGTCTTCGCGTTGATCCTCGGCGCTGTTCTCGGTATCGGCAGATTGTCCGACCATCGAGCCATCCGCATCGTCAGCGGTGTGCTGGTCGAACTGTTCCGCGCAGTTCCGGTGCTCATTCTGATGATCTTCTTGTACGCGGTCTATGCCGAGTATCAAGTCTTCAAGGTCAGTTACCTCGCTCTGGCTGCAGTGGTAACCGGTCTGACTCTCTACAACGGCTCTGTGATCGCCGAAATCGTTCGGGCCGGTGTCAACTCGCTACCGAAGGGGCAAACTGAAGCGGCCGACGCTTTGGGCATGCGCAAGAACCAGGTCATGCGAATCATCTTGCTGCCTCAGGCGATCACAGCGATGCTGCCGGCAATCATCTCGCAGATGGTGGTTGCACTGAAGGATTCGGCATTGGGCTACATCATCGGCTACGTCGAAGTGGTGCGCGCAGGTCAGCAGGTCGGTGCGTTCTATGGGAACTACCTGCCCTCGCTCGTCATCGTTGCGGTCATCATGATCGCTATCAACTCGCTGCTCACCAAGCTGGCAACGGTTGTCGAGCGTCGATTGCGTCAGAAGAAGCGGAAGACAGGTGGGACTGTACTGGCAGCGTCGGACTTCGGCGGGGGTCCCGCAGGCGCAGCCTGA
- a CDS encoding regulatory protein RecX, protein MKQRSEQEQGNDGGGTEAQAKDVCLRLLTDRARSRYELETRLSKKGFSPEVADAVLTRLEAANLVDDQAFAEQWVHSRHTYSGKGKRALSVELRTKGVSNEDALNALDQIDAEDERTRATELVHKRCRNLTVPAGTGADVRAERDKIARKLVGMLARRGYSAGMAYAIVKAELARIGTEDSDHLDTQDFDGDEFG, encoded by the coding sequence GTGAAACAGCGATCCGAACAAGAACAAGGAAATGACGGCGGCGGCACCGAAGCGCAGGCGAAAGATGTCTGCCTTCGGCTCCTCACCGATCGTGCACGGAGCCGATACGAGCTCGAGACTCGTCTGAGCAAGAAGGGTTTCAGTCCGGAAGTGGCGGATGCAGTCCTGACGAGGCTGGAAGCCGCGAACCTTGTGGATGACCAGGCCTTTGCGGAGCAATGGGTGCATTCACGCCATACCTACTCGGGCAAAGGCAAGCGGGCCCTGAGCGTCGAACTGCGTACCAAAGGTGTCAGCAATGAGGATGCTCTCAACGCTCTCGATCAAATAGACGCCGAGGACGAGCGGACGCGGGCAACTGAACTTGTACACAAGCGCTGCCGCAACCTGACAGTGCCCGCAGGAACCGGGGCCGATGTCCGTGCCGAACGAGACAAGATTGCGCGAAAACTAGTTGGAATGCTCGCTCGGCGTGGCTACTCGGCAGGAATGGCATACGCAATCGTGAAAGCCGAACTGGCGCGGATCGGGACCGAGGACTCGGACCATCTCGATACCCAAGATTTCGACGGTGACGAGTTCGGGTGA
- the recA gene encoding recombinase RecA, whose protein sequence is MAAYDRDKALDLALAQIDKNFGKGSVMRLGDEVRQPIAVIPTGSIALDVALGIGGLPRGRVVEVYGPESSGKTTVALHAVASAQRAGGIAAFIDAEHALDPDYAQKLGVDTDALLVSQPDTGEQALEIADMLVRSGALDIVVIDSVAALVPRAEIEGEMGDSHVGLQARLMSQALRKMTGAMSNSGTTVIFINQLREKIGVMFGSPETTTGGKALKFYASIRLDIRRIETLKDGTEAIGNRTRVKVVKNKVAPPFKQAEFDIIYGKGISREGSLIDMGVEHGFIRKSGSWFTYDGDQLGQGKENARKFMLENPDIRDEIEKKIMEKLQIGADVTAVDDEKAAPVEF, encoded by the coding sequence ATGGCTGCATACGATCGCGACAAAGCACTCGATCTCGCACTTGCGCAGATCGACAAGAATTTCGGTAAGGGATCGGTGATGCGCCTCGGTGACGAGGTCCGCCAACCTATTGCTGTCATCCCCACCGGTTCCATTGCTCTGGACGTCGCGCTCGGTATCGGTGGGCTGCCGCGTGGCCGTGTCGTCGAGGTCTACGGTCCGGAGTCCTCGGGTAAGACGACCGTTGCTCTTCATGCTGTGGCCAGCGCGCAGCGTGCCGGCGGAATCGCTGCCTTCATCGACGCTGAGCACGCACTCGATCCTGACTACGCGCAGAAGCTCGGTGTCGATACCGACGCATTGCTCGTCTCGCAGCCGGATACGGGTGAGCAGGCGCTCGAAATTGCGGACATGCTGGTTCGTTCGGGCGCTCTCGACATCGTGGTCATCGACTCGGTGGCCGCTCTCGTACCCCGAGCCGAGATCGAAGGCGAAATGGGTGACAGTCACGTCGGTCTTCAGGCCCGACTGATGAGCCAAGCGCTACGCAAGATGACCGGTGCCATGAGCAACTCCGGCACCACGGTCATCTTCATCAACCAGCTGCGCGAAAAGATCGGCGTCATGTTCGGCTCACCCGAAACTACGACGGGTGGTAAGGCGCTCAAATTCTACGCCTCAATCCGCCTCGATATCCGGCGCATCGAGACGCTCAAGGACGGTACCGAAGCAATCGGTAACCGCACCCGCGTCAAGGTCGTCAAGAACAAGGTTGCGCCGCCGTTCAAGCAGGCGGAGTTCGACATCATTTACGGCAAGGGCATCAGCCGTGAAGGTTCGCTCATCGATATGGGGGTCGAGCACGGATTTATCCGTAAGTCGGGATCTTGGTTCACCTATGACGGTGATCAGCTGGGTCAGGGCAAGGAGAACGCCCGCAAGTTCATGCTCGAGAATCCCGATATCCGTGACGAGATCGAGAAGAAGATCATGGAGAAGCTGCAGATCGGTGCCGACGTCACGGCTGTCGATGACGAGAAGGCCGCTCCGGTCGAGTTCTGA
- a CDS encoding DUF3046 domain-containing protein, whose product MRLTQFQELLVEEFGRMRGDSMLVDHVITGLNGMTGAEAIEAGVDPRDVWRALCSEFDVPKSRW is encoded by the coding sequence GTGCGATTGACCCAGTTCCAGGAATTGCTCGTCGAGGAGTTCGGCCGGATGCGTGGTGACTCGATGCTGGTCGATCACGTCATCACTGGTCTCAACGGCATGACGGGAGCGGAAGCGATCGAAGCAGGTGTCGATCCCCGCGATGTATGGCGTGCTCTGTGTAGTGAATTCGACGTGCCCAAATCCCGGTGGTGA